In one Streptomyces sp. NBC_00597 genomic region, the following are encoded:
- a CDS encoding SCO1431 family membrane protein, translating into MTAHSAALTARARKLVGTGGPKDDSKWLEHVLGWTLVVVVAMFVTQVGWL; encoded by the coding sequence ATGACCGCACACAGCGCCGCCCTCACCGCCCGCGCCCGCAAGCTCGTCGGGACCGGCGGGCCCAAGGACGACTCCAAGTGGCTGGAGCACGTGCTCGGCTGGACGCTGGTCGTCGTCGTCGCCATGTTCGTCACCCAGGTCGGCTGGCTCTGA
- a CDS encoding SPW repeat protein produces MTTHSIEQHPDLAEMRSRFERVTSTPAAQAVEALALITGLYLAASPWIAGFSGLGPLAVNNLIAGLAYCLCMSGLGSAYERTHAMAWTAVAIGAWTIVAPWVIAGDVSTTRSVVSNVIAGGVALLLALSMAGMAGRNRTA; encoded by the coding sequence ATGACCACCCACAGCATCGAACAGCACCCCGACCTCGCCGAGATGCGCTCCCGGTTCGAGCGGGTCACCAGCACCCCCGCCGCCCAAGCCGTGGAGGCGCTGGCCCTCATCACGGGCCTGTACCTGGCGGCCTCGCCGTGGATCGCCGGGTTCAGCGGGCTCGGCCCGCTGGCGGTCAACAACCTGATCGCCGGCCTGGCGTACTGCCTCTGCATGAGCGGACTCGGCTCCGCTTATGAGCGCACCCACGCGATGGCCTGGACGGCGGTCGCCATCGGAGCCTGGACGATCGTGGCTCCATGGGTCATCGCCGGGGACGTCAGCACCACCCGCAGTGTGGTCAGCAACGTCATCGCCGGCGGTGTCGCCCTGCTGCTCGCCCTCTCCATGGCGGGCATGGCGGGCCGCAACCGCACGGCCTGA
- a CDS encoding peptidase C39 family protein yields the protein MTAPTPRRALLALALAAATAVTVPGGRASAAGDRTEGGPQAGPEAAAGAPAEAEAAAGASAGAAAHQTVDNRFWYSYAHWRAGTHQGTAARSGARPGLVIGSPAGRTEYTDRHTGKKGTWEHASWTSPVHRSRVPGTEAIPSWNAHTPAGTWIQVELRATYGTRAATPWYVMGRWASGDGDIRRTSVDGQTDGTSTVWTDTLAVDAPARADGVRIADWQLRLTLYRKPGATGGPTVWLAGAMVSDVPDRFTVEASAPSGEAHELKVPRYSQEVHKGQYPQYDNGGEAWCSPTSSQMIIEYWGHKPAPTDLAWVDSRYADPQVCHAARFTYDSAYKGCGNWPFNAAYAATYGDLAGVVTRLRSLADLETLVRSGIPAITSQSFRTEELTGAGYGTAGHLMTVIGFTAAGDVVANDPNSPDNPAVRRVYERREWENVWLRTKRHNAAGKVASGSGGICYLYAPARPTPAQIQALRAVGVL from the coding sequence ATGACCGCACCCACACCGCGCAGGGCCTTGCTGGCCCTCGCCCTAGCCGCGGCCACCGCGGTCACCGTCCCCGGCGGCCGGGCCTCGGCGGCCGGGGACCGTACGGAAGGCGGCCCGCAGGCCGGACCGGAAGCCGCCGCCGGGGCACCCGCCGAAGCGGAAGCCGCCGCGGGTGCGTCGGCCGGAGCCGCCGCCCACCAGACGGTCGACAACCGGTTCTGGTACTCCTACGCCCACTGGCGGGCCGGCACCCACCAGGGGACCGCCGCGCGCTCCGGCGCCCGCCCCGGGCTGGTGATCGGTTCCCCGGCCGGCCGCACCGAGTACACCGACCGGCACACCGGGAAGAAGGGCACCTGGGAACACGCCTCCTGGACCTCTCCCGTGCACCGCTCCCGCGTGCCCGGAACCGAGGCGATCCCTTCCTGGAACGCCCACACCCCGGCCGGCACCTGGATCCAGGTCGAACTGCGGGCCACCTACGGAACCCGCGCCGCCACCCCCTGGTACGTCATGGGGCGCTGGGCCTCCGGCGACGGCGACATCCGCCGCACCTCCGTGGACGGCCAGACCGACGGCACCTCCACCGTGTGGACCGACACCCTGGCCGTCGACGCCCCCGCACGGGCGGACGGCGTACGGATCGCGGACTGGCAGCTGCGCCTGACGCTGTACCGCAAGCCCGGGGCCACCGGGGGGCCGACGGTGTGGCTGGCCGGAGCCATGGTCTCCGACGTCCCGGACCGGTTCACCGTCGAGGCCTCCGCGCCCTCGGGCGAAGCCCACGAGCTGAAGGTCCCCCGCTACTCGCAGGAGGTCCACAAGGGCCAGTACCCCCAGTACGACAACGGCGGCGAGGCCTGGTGCAGCCCCACCTCCTCCCAGATGATCATCGAGTACTGGGGTCACAAGCCCGCCCCCACGGACCTGGCCTGGGTCGATTCCCGCTACGCCGACCCGCAGGTCTGCCACGCGGCCAGGTTCACCTACGACAGCGCCTACAAGGGCTGCGGCAACTGGCCCTTCAATGCCGCGTACGCCGCCACCTACGGCGATCTCGCCGGGGTCGTCACCCGGCTCCGCTCCCTCGCCGACCTGGAGACCCTGGTCCGCTCGGGCATCCCCGCGATCACCTCGCAGTCCTTCCGCACCGAGGAGCTCACCGGTGCGGGCTACGGCACCGCGGGCCACCTGATGACCGTCATCGGCTTCACCGCCGCCGGGGACGTGGTCGCCAACGACCCGAACTCGCCCGACAATCCGGCGGTCCGCCGCGTCTACGAGCGGCGCGAGTGGGAGAACGTGTGGCTGCGCACCAAGCGCCACAACGCTGCGGGCAAGGTCGCCAGCGGGTCGGGGGGCATCTGCTACCTGTACGCCCCGGCCCGCCCGACGCCCGCCCAGATCCAGGCCCTGCGGGCGGTGGGAGTGCTGTGA
- a CDS encoding uridine kinase — MEPQQSLQSLARELAALPPSLGPVRLIGIDGHAGSGKSTFAGRLSEALGGAPVLHLDDVATHEELFCWPERLRAQVLEPLAAGRPAHWAPYDWVERRFGPERVLEPVPVLLIEGVGAGRRALRPHLARLLWMETPRAQSWGRGRNRDGRELSDFWDGWERAELAHFSDDPSRPFAGTLVRQSGTGYEWTSGTDATAGRASSVTEGDGLPRA, encoded by the coding sequence GTGGAGCCTCAGCAGTCACTTCAATCGCTCGCACGCGAGCTCGCCGCCCTGCCGCCGTCCCTCGGCCCGGTGCGGCTGATCGGCATCGACGGGCACGCGGGGTCCGGGAAGAGCACCTTCGCCGGGCGGCTGTCCGAGGCGCTGGGCGGGGCGCCGGTGCTGCACCTGGACGACGTGGCCACCCACGAGGAGCTGTTCTGCTGGCCGGAGCGGCTGCGCGCGCAGGTGCTGGAGCCGCTCGCCGCCGGGCGGCCGGCCCACTGGGCCCCGTACGACTGGGTGGAGCGCCGCTTCGGCCCGGAGCGGGTGCTGGAGCCGGTGCCGGTGCTGCTGATCGAAGGGGTCGGGGCGGGCCGGCGGGCGCTGCGCCCGCATCTGGCGCGGCTGCTGTGGATGGAGACACCGCGCGCACAGTCCTGGGGACGCGGGCGAAATCGGGACGGGCGTGAACTTTCCGACTTCTGGGACGGATGGGAGCGCGCGGAGCTCGCGCACTTCTCCGATGATCCTTCGCGCCCCTTCGCCGGCACTTTGGTACGCCAGAGCGGTACGGGATACGAGTGGACTTCCGGGACGGATGCGACCGCCGGAAGGGCCTCTTCCGTCACCGAAGGTGACGGACTCCCCCGGGCCTGA
- a CDS encoding AAA family ATPase: MDFGTPGTHAPAELAWLRGVDACTMGAYPQAEEEFRTAVRLDPSMADAWLGLHALRVDTTNALLRMYAHRDRFGEQRARHRRTLNSWYWLGWWVQPVLESRRDLLLAHASHWLDGRHVPELDQALAALPPVDTDAQVRFLHACRAYLVKDWEQLVRHTEPLVDDPLLGIEAGLFGGMARVRLEMYGQAEPMLSAALMRCRSEQPQRKELRYWLARAHEGTGRSAAALPLYRAVHRVDPAFMDTAARLTAIEDSDYVDGADGYAGYAAAGYEGYSGHDLSPVGGDFAAVALGGGPVQDIAADGQVEPDPLMAPEPDPRFGAPGTGRVEGARRKVAVPPQTAPGGLPAGPADPALLAEALAELERMVGLEPVKRQVKALSAQLHMARLRAGQGLPVQPPKRHFVFSGPSGTGKTTVARILGRVFYALGLLGGDHLVEAQRADLVGEFLGQTAVKANELIDSAIGGVLFVDEAYSLSNTGYSKGDAYGDEALQVLLKRAEDNRDHLVVILAGYPAGMDRLLAANPGLSSRFTSRVDFPSYRPLELTAIGGVLADANGDCWDEEALDELRSISGHVVEQGWIDELGNGRFLRTLYEKSCAYRDLRLAGFPGEPSREDLATLRLPDLMQAYGEVLSGRGPQDRDRPEPPPL; the protein is encoded by the coding sequence ATGGATTTCGGCACGCCGGGCACGCACGCCCCGGCCGAACTCGCTTGGCTGCGCGGGGTGGACGCCTGCACCATGGGCGCCTATCCGCAGGCCGAGGAGGAGTTCCGGACGGCCGTACGACTGGATCCCTCGATGGCCGATGCATGGCTGGGCCTGCACGCGCTCCGGGTGGACACCACGAACGCCTTATTGCGCATGTACGCCCACCGCGACCGCTTCGGCGAGCAGCGGGCCCGCCACCGGCGGACGCTGAACTCCTGGTACTGGCTGGGCTGGTGGGTGCAGCCCGTCCTGGAGAGCCGGCGGGACCTCCTGCTGGCCCACGCCTCGCACTGGCTGGACGGCCGGCACGTCCCCGAACTGGACCAGGCACTGGCAGCGCTGCCGCCGGTGGACACCGACGCGCAGGTCCGGTTCCTGCACGCCTGCCGGGCCTACCTGGTCAAGGACTGGGAGCAGCTGGTGCGGCACACCGAGCCGCTGGTGGACGATCCGCTGCTCGGCATCGAGGCGGGCCTGTTCGGCGGGATGGCCCGGGTCCGGCTGGAGATGTACGGGCAGGCCGAGCCGATGCTCTCGGCGGCGTTGATGCGCTGCCGCAGCGAGCAGCCGCAGCGCAAGGAGCTGCGGTACTGGCTGGCGCGGGCGCACGAGGGGACGGGGCGCAGCGCGGCGGCGCTGCCGCTGTACCGGGCGGTGCACCGGGTGGACCCGGCGTTCATGGACACGGCGGCCCGGCTGACGGCGATCGAGGACAGCGACTACGTGGACGGGGCCGACGGGTACGCCGGGTACGCCGCGGCCGGTTACGAGGGGTACTCCGGACACGATCTCTCCCCGGTCGGCGGGGACTTCGCGGCGGTGGCCCTCGGCGGCGGCCCCGTCCAGGACATCGCGGCGGACGGGCAGGTGGAGCCGGACCCGCTGATGGCTCCGGAGCCGGATCCGCGGTTCGGGGCTCCTGGTACGGGCCGGGTGGAAGGCGCGCGCCGCAAGGTGGCGGTCCCGCCGCAGACCGCGCCCGGAGGGCTACCGGCCGGGCCGGCCGATCCGGCGCTGCTGGCCGAGGCGCTCGCGGAGCTGGAGCGGATGGTGGGCCTGGAGCCGGTGAAGCGGCAGGTGAAGGCCCTCTCGGCGCAGCTGCACATGGCGCGGCTGCGGGCCGGGCAGGGGTTGCCGGTGCAGCCTCCCAAGCGGCACTTCGTGTTCTCCGGGCCGTCGGGCACGGGTAAGACGACGGTGGCGCGGATCCTGGGCCGGGTGTTCTACGCGCTGGGGCTGCTGGGCGGGGATCATCTGGTGGAGGCCCAACGGGCGGACCTGGTGGGTGAGTTCCTCGGGCAGACCGCCGTCAAGGCGAACGAGCTGATCGATTCGGCGATCGGCGGGGTGCTGTTCGTGGACGAGGCGTACAGCCTGTCCAACACCGGGTACAGCAAGGGCGACGCGTACGGGGACGAGGCGCTCCAGGTGCTGCTGAAGCGGGCGGAGGACAACCGGGACCACCTGGTGGTGATCCTCGCCGGGTATCCGGCCGGGATGGACCGGCTGTTGGCCGCCAACCCCGGGCTGTCCTCGCGGTTCACGAGCCGGGTGGACTTCCCCAGCTACCGGCCGCTGGAGCTGACGGCGATCGGCGGGGTGCTGGCCGACGCGAACGGGGACTGCTGGGACGAGGAGGCCCTGGACGAGCTGCGCAGCATCAGCGGGCATGTGGTGGAGCAGGGCTGGATCGACGAGCTGGGCAACGGCCGGTTCCTGCGCACCCTGTACGAGAAGAGCTGCGCGTACCGGGACCTGCGGCTGGCGGGCTTCCCCGGTGAGCCCTCCCGGGAGGACCTGGCGACGCTGCGGCTGCCCGACCTGATGCAGGCGTACGGGGAGGTCCTGTCGGGCCGCGGCCCGCAGGACCGCGACCGCCCGGAGCCGCCGCCGCTGTGA
- a CDS encoding hemolysin family protein — MNALQLLFALLLVLANGFFVGAEFALVSVRRSQIEPLAAESKPARQVLYGLENLPRMMAAAQFGITVCSLTLGAVAEPTMARLLEPLFHAAHVPQGMIHPLGYAVALAAVVFLHLVIGEMVPKNLAMAAPEKTALWFSPGLVAFARLCGPVTTALGSCAHLVLRLFKVEPKDEVEAVYTSAQLGRLVEDSRQAGLLEPGEQERLEDALELGSRPVTDVLLAPERLVTVGPSATPRQIEQLTVRTGYSRFPVRSENGAFMGYVHVKDVLDMEERERAVPQRIWRRMPTLSATLPLDDALSVMRRDATHLAQVADPAGRVLGLVALEDVLEMLVGEVRDPAHRVPARRTGPRAEGALIG, encoded by the coding sequence ATGAACGCACTGCAACTGCTCTTCGCACTGCTCCTGGTCCTCGCCAACGGGTTCTTCGTGGGCGCGGAGTTCGCCCTCGTCTCCGTCCGGCGCAGCCAGATCGAGCCGCTGGCCGCCGAGTCCAAGCCGGCCCGCCAGGTGCTGTACGGCCTGGAGAACCTGCCGCGGATGATGGCGGCGGCCCAGTTCGGGATCACCGTCTGCTCCCTGACCCTCGGCGCAGTCGCCGAACCGACGATGGCCCGTCTGCTGGAGCCGCTGTTCCACGCGGCGCACGTCCCGCAGGGCATGATCCACCCGCTGGGCTACGCGGTGGCCCTCGCCGCCGTCGTCTTCCTGCACCTGGTCATCGGCGAAATGGTGCCCAAGAACCTCGCCATGGCCGCCCCCGAGAAGACCGCGCTCTGGTTCAGCCCCGGCCTGGTCGCCTTCGCACGGCTGTGCGGCCCCGTCACCACCGCGCTGGGCTCCTGCGCGCACCTGGTGCTCCGCCTGTTCAAGGTGGAGCCCAAGGACGAGGTCGAGGCCGTCTACACCAGCGCCCAGCTCGGCCGGCTCGTCGAGGACTCCCGGCAGGCCGGGCTCCTGGAGCCGGGCGAGCAGGAGCGGCTGGAGGACGCCCTGGAACTGGGCAGCCGCCCGGTCACCGACGTCCTGCTCGCGCCGGAGCGGCTCGTCACGGTCGGCCCCTCGGCGACCCCGCGGCAGATCGAGCAGCTGACGGTCCGCACCGGCTACTCCCGCTTCCCCGTCCGCTCCGAGAACGGCGCCTTCATGGGCTACGTGCACGTCAAGGACGTACTGGACATGGAGGAGCGGGAGCGGGCCGTGCCCCAGCGGATCTGGCGCCGGATGCCCACCCTGTCCGCCACGCTCCCGCTGGACGACGCGCTCAGCGTCATGCGCCGGGACGCCACCCATCTGGCCCAGGTCGCCGACCCGGCCGGCCGGGTACTGGGCCTGGTCGCCCTGGAGGACGTCCTGGAGATGTTGGTCGGCGAGGTCCGCGACCCCGCGCACCGCGTCCCGGCCCGCCGGACCGGGCCGCGTGCCGAGGGCGCCCTGATCGGCTGA
- a CDS encoding hemolysin family protein, with translation MTIPLLLLVAAFALILANGFFVAAEFGLVTVERPEAERAAADGDRRARTVVEALRELSFQLSGTQLGITITSLVVGMLAEPALARLLVRPLAATGLPAGAVSGIAVFIGMLLASAVQMVVGELVPKNWAVSRPLQVARFVAGPQQVFSRAFRPVIAALNAVANRLVRALGVEPADEMASARTPGELVSLVRHSAQAGALEQDTADLFVRTLSLGELTAQHVMTPRVKVSALQHTATAADVLNLTRATGLSRFPVYRERIDEVTGVVHLKDALAVPESERARTTVSRICVAPLLVPGSLPVQPLLERLRSEQPMAVVVDEYGGTAGVVTLEDIVEELVGEVRDEHDLAEDAGPELAAVPAEDGRPSWEADGSCRVQTLRRIGLEVPEGPYETVAGLVADLLGRIPAPGDRAELPGWKLSVRQVGRYRAERVRLVRLLPAPHPAPHPAPAARPDAAPAARRPASPEPGPAAGHPADREAAVR, from the coding sequence ATGACCATCCCGCTACTTCTGCTCGTGGCGGCATTCGCCCTGATCCTCGCCAACGGCTTCTTCGTGGCGGCCGAATTCGGCCTCGTCACCGTCGAACGTCCCGAGGCCGAGCGCGCCGCAGCTGACGGCGACCGCCGTGCCCGCACGGTGGTCGAAGCCCTGCGGGAGCTGTCCTTCCAGCTCTCCGGCACCCAGCTGGGCATCACCATCACCTCCCTCGTGGTCGGCATGCTCGCCGAACCGGCCCTCGCCAGACTGCTGGTCCGGCCGCTCGCGGCGACCGGCCTGCCCGCGGGAGCCGTCTCCGGCATCGCCGTCTTCATCGGCATGCTGCTCGCCTCCGCCGTCCAGATGGTCGTCGGCGAGCTCGTCCCGAAGAACTGGGCGGTCTCCCGGCCGTTGCAGGTGGCCCGGTTCGTGGCCGGCCCGCAGCAGGTCTTCTCCCGCGCCTTCCGGCCGGTCATCGCCGCCCTCAACGCCGTGGCCAACCGTCTCGTACGGGCGCTCGGCGTCGAGCCGGCCGATGAGATGGCCTCCGCCCGCACCCCCGGCGAACTGGTCTCCCTGGTCCGCCATTCGGCCCAGGCCGGCGCCCTCGAACAGGACACCGCCGACCTCTTCGTACGGACCCTGTCGCTGGGCGAGCTCACGGCCCAGCACGTCATGACCCCCCGCGTGAAGGTCAGTGCCCTCCAGCACACGGCCACCGCGGCCGACGTGCTCAACCTGACCCGCGCCACCGGACTGTCCCGGTTCCCGGTCTACCGGGAGCGCATCGACGAGGTCACCGGCGTCGTCCACCTCAAGGACGCCCTCGCCGTGCCCGAGTCCGAGCGCGCCCGCACCACCGTCAGCCGGATCTGCGTCGCCCCGCTGCTGGTGCCCGGCTCCCTGCCGGTACAGCCCCTGCTGGAGCGGCTGCGCAGCGAGCAACCCATGGCCGTGGTCGTCGACGAGTACGGCGGCACTGCCGGGGTGGTCACCCTGGAGGACATCGTGGAGGAGCTCGTCGGCGAGGTCCGCGACGAGCACGACCTCGCCGAGGACGCCGGTCCCGAGCTCGCCGCGGTACCCGCCGAGGACGGCCGCCCGTCCTGGGAGGCCGACGGCAGCTGCCGGGTGCAGACCCTGCGCCGGATAGGCCTGGAGGTGCCCGAGGGCCCGTACGAGACCGTCGCCGGCCTCGTCGCCGACCTGCTCGGCCGGATCCCGGCCCCCGGGGACCGCGCCGAACTGCCCGGCTGGAAGCTGTCCGTCCGCCAGGTCGGCCGTTACCGGGCCGAACGGGTCCGGCTGGTGAGGTTGCTCCCCGCCCCCCACCCGGCTCCCCACCCCGCCCCGGCCGCACGCCCGGACGCGGCTCCGGCCGCACGGCGGCCGGCGTCCCCCGAGCCCGGCCCCGCCGCCGGACACCCGGCCGACAGGGAGGCAGCGGTCCGATGA
- a CDS encoding PH domain-containing protein, which produces MAESAAQPVLPDLPVTFRPTRTRVVLLGVGLAMFATITAIALLLENLGPGERISFVFTAVLLTSVLVLLSRPKVVADEAGVTVVNLTSTRRLEWAQILRVNLRPGDPWVFLDLSDGTSLPALGIQPGVARQQAIGDARALRALAEARGTGPHHH; this is translated from the coding sequence ATGGCCGAGTCCGCCGCCCAGCCCGTACTGCCCGACCTGCCGGTCACCTTCCGGCCGACCCGGACCCGGGTCGTCCTGTTGGGCGTCGGGCTCGCCATGTTCGCCACCATCACGGCGATCGCCCTCCTGCTGGAGAACCTCGGCCCGGGGGAGCGGATCAGCTTCGTCTTCACCGCCGTCCTGCTGACCTCCGTACTCGTCCTGCTCAGCCGCCCCAAGGTGGTCGCGGACGAGGCGGGCGTCACCGTCGTGAACCTGACCAGCACCCGCCGCCTGGAGTGGGCGCAGATCCTGCGCGTCAACCTCCGCCCGGGCGACCCGTGGGTGTTCCTCGACCTCAGCGACGGAACGAGCCTGCCCGCCCTCGGCATCCAGCCCGGCGTGGCCCGGCAGCAGGCCATCGGCGACGCCCGCGCCCTGCGCGCGCTCGCCGAAGCCCGGGGAACCGGGCCGCACCACCACTGA
- the hisG gene encoding ATP phosphoribosyltransferase → MLRIAVPNKGSLSGPASAMLHEAGYRQRKESKELVVVDPENEVEFFYLRPKDIAIYVSSGKLDIGITGRDLLLDSGASAEEILPLNFGRSTFRYATKPGTAKGPEDFHGMTIATSYEGIVAKHLAEQGIDASVVHLDGAVETAIQLGVAQVIADVVETGTSLRNAGLEVIGEPILTSEAVVIRGNGTSADNPQAQQFLRRLQGVLVARSYVMMDYDCRAEHLERAVALTPGLESPTVSPLHNEGWVAVRAMVPAKEAQRIMDDLYELGARAILTTSIHACRL, encoded by the coding sequence ATGCTGCGTATCGCCGTCCCCAACAAGGGTTCACTCTCCGGACCGGCGTCGGCGATGCTCCATGAGGCCGGCTACCGCCAGCGCAAGGAGTCCAAGGAGCTCGTGGTCGTCGACCCCGAGAACGAGGTGGAGTTCTTCTACCTCCGCCCCAAGGACATCGCGATCTACGTTTCCTCGGGCAAGCTCGACATCGGCATCACCGGTCGTGACCTGCTGCTCGACTCCGGCGCCAGCGCCGAGGAGATCCTCCCGCTGAACTTCGGCCGCTCCACGTTCCGCTACGCCACCAAGCCCGGCACGGCGAAGGGCCCCGAGGACTTCCACGGGATGACGATCGCGACCTCGTACGAGGGAATCGTCGCCAAGCACCTCGCGGAGCAGGGCATCGACGCCTCCGTCGTCCACCTGGACGGCGCGGTGGAGACCGCCATCCAGCTCGGCGTCGCCCAGGTCATCGCGGACGTCGTCGAGACCGGCACCAGCCTGCGCAACGCGGGCCTGGAGGTCATCGGCGAGCCGATCCTCACCTCCGAGGCCGTGGTCATCCGGGGCAACGGCACCTCCGCCGACAACCCGCAGGCCCAGCAGTTCCTGCGCCGCCTCCAGGGCGTCCTGGTGGCCCGCAGCTACGTGATGATGGACTACGACTGCCGCGCCGAGCACCTGGAGCGGGCCGTCGCCCTCACCCCGGGCCTGGAGTCGCCGACCGTCTCCCCGCTGCACAACGAGGGCTGGGTCGCCGTCCGCGCGATGGTCCCGGCCAAGGAGGCGCAGCGGATCATGGACGACCTGTACGAGCTCGGTGCGCGCGCGATCCTCACCACCTCGATCCACGCCTGCCGTCTCTGA
- a CDS encoding phosphoribosyl-ATP diphosphatase — MAKKPSKSFEELFTELQLKAANGDPSSSRTAELVGKGVHAIGKKVVEEAAEVWMAAEYEGKEAAAEEISQLLYHVQVMMVARGISLDDVYAHL, encoded by the coding sequence ATGGCGAAGAAACCCTCCAAGAGCTTCGAAGAGCTCTTCACCGAGCTCCAGCTCAAGGCCGCCAACGGCGACCCCAGCTCCTCCCGTACCGCCGAGCTCGTAGGCAAGGGCGTCCATGCCATCGGCAAGAAGGTCGTCGAGGAGGCCGCCGAGGTCTGGATGGCCGCCGAGTACGAGGGCAAGGAAGCCGCCGCCGAGGAGATCTCCCAGCTGCTGTACCACGTCCAGGTGATGATGGTCGCGCGCGGGATCTCCCTCGACGACGTCTACGCGCACCTCTAG
- the ribH gene encoding 6,7-dimethyl-8-ribityllumazine synthase, which yields MSGKGAPELSVRNCGDLRVAVVAAQWHEKVMDGLVDGALRALHELGIDEPTVLRVPGSFELPVVAKVLAGRGYDAIVALGVVIRGGTPHFDYVCQGVTQGLVQVSIDTGVPIGFGVLTCDNDEQALDRAGLEGSNEDKGHEAVIAAVSTAATLRSVSEPWR from the coding sequence GTGAGCGGCAAGGGCGCACCCGAACTGAGTGTCAGGAACTGCGGAGACCTCCGGGTCGCCGTCGTCGCGGCCCAGTGGCACGAAAAGGTCATGGACGGGCTCGTCGACGGCGCCCTGCGGGCCCTGCACGAGCTGGGCATCGACGAGCCCACCGTGCTGCGCGTCCCCGGCAGCTTCGAGCTCCCGGTCGTGGCGAAGGTACTCGCCGGTCGCGGTTACGATGCCATCGTCGCCCTCGGAGTCGTCATCCGCGGCGGCACCCCACACTTCGACTACGTCTGCCAGGGCGTCACCCAAGGCCTGGTACAGGTGTCGATCGACACCGGAGTCCCCATCGGCTTCGGCGTCCTGACGTGCGACAACGACGAGCAGGCGCTGGACCGTGCCGGGCTTGAGGGGTCGAACGAGGACAAGGGGCACGAAGCGGTCATCGCCGCCGTCTCCACCGCTGCGACCCTGCGGTCCGTCAGCGAACCCTGGCGCTGA
- a CDS encoding bifunctional 3,4-dihydroxy-2-butanone-4-phosphate synthase/GTP cyclohydrolase II, whose protein sequence is MTTLKPVPDIDAVLEAAFRLDPVEQAIRDIAAGRPVVVVDDEDRENEGDLVIAAEKATPEIVAFMMSECRGLICAPMEGSELERLELPQMVQNNTESMKTAFTVSVDASAAHGVTTGISAADRSTTLRMLADSVCEPADFVRPGHIFPLRAKPGGVLVRNGHTEAAVDLARLAGLRPVGAIVEIAGEDGVMLRLPELIPFARKHGLTIISIEDLIAYRRSEEPTVRREAQVTLPTAHGDFTAYGFRSTVDGVEHVALVHGEIGDGTDIVVRVHSECLTGDIFHSLRCDCGPQLHASMARVKAEGRGVVVYLRGHEGRGIGLVSKLRAYELQERGRDTLDANLELGLPADARDYAAGAQILADLGVKSVRLLTNNPDKSAALVRHGITVNDRVAMPTEAGEHNLRYLRTKRDRMGHDLPWLDQTASTCGNQ, encoded by the coding sequence ATGACCACCCTCAAGCCCGTGCCCGACATCGACGCCGTCCTCGAAGCCGCCTTCCGGCTCGACCCCGTCGAGCAGGCCATCCGCGACATCGCGGCCGGCCGGCCGGTCGTCGTCGTCGACGACGAGGACCGCGAGAACGAGGGCGACCTCGTCATCGCCGCCGAGAAGGCCACCCCGGAGATCGTCGCGTTCATGATGAGCGAGTGCCGCGGCCTGATCTGCGCCCCCATGGAGGGCTCCGAGCTGGAGCGGCTCGAACTGCCCCAGATGGTCCAGAACAACACCGAGTCGATGAAGACGGCCTTCACCGTCTCCGTCGACGCCAGTGCCGCCCACGGCGTCACCACCGGCATCTCGGCCGCCGACCGCTCCACCACCCTGCGGATGCTCGCCGACAGCGTCTGCGAACCCGCCGACTTCGTGCGCCCCGGCCACATCTTCCCGTTGCGCGCCAAGCCCGGCGGCGTCCTGGTCCGCAACGGCCACACCGAGGCCGCCGTCGACCTCGCCCGCCTCGCGGGCCTGCGCCCCGTCGGCGCGATCGTGGAGATCGCCGGCGAGGACGGCGTCATGCTGCGCCTGCCCGAGCTGATCCCGTTCGCCCGCAAGCACGGCCTGACGATCATCTCCATCGAGGACCTGATCGCCTACCGCCGCTCAGAGGAGCCGACCGTGCGCCGCGAGGCCCAGGTCACCCTGCCGACCGCGCACGGCGACTTCACCGCGTACGGCTTCCGCTCCACCGTCGACGGCGTCGAGCACGTCGCCCTCGTCCACGGCGAGATCGGCGACGGCACGGACATCGTGGTCCGGGTCCACTCCGAGTGCCTGACCGGCGACATCTTCCACTCCCTGCGCTGCGACTGCGGCCCCCAGCTGCACGCCTCCATGGCCCGCGTCAAGGCCGAGGGCCGCGGCGTCGTCGTCTACCTGCGCGGCCACGAGGGCCGCGGCATCGGACTGGTGTCCAAGCTGCGCGCGTACGAGCTCCAGGAGCGCGGCCGCGACACCCTGGACGCCAACCTGGAGCTCGGCCTGCCGGCCGACGCCCGCGACTACGCCGCCGGCGCGCAGATCCTCGCCGACCTCGGCGTCAAGAGCGTCCGGCTGCTGACCAACAACCCCGACAAGTCCGCCGCGCTCGTACGGCACGGCATCACGGTCAACGACCGGGTGGCGATGCCCACGGAGGCGGGCGAGCACAATCTGCGGTACCTGCGCACGAAGCGGGACCGGATGGGCCACGACCTGCCCTGGCTGGACCAGACCGCGAGCACCTGCGGCAACCAGTAA